A stretch of Lutra lutra chromosome 9, mLutLut1.2, whole genome shotgun sequence DNA encodes these proteins:
- the MAVS gene encoding mitochondrial antiviral-signaling protein, with protein MTFAEEKTYEYIRHHYSNFVDRIHVLEILPYLSCLTTSDQDRLRASCQLSGNQGTLWELFNSLRRRIGWVESLISALRACELVDLADEVARIYHSNLPGVRNRPPAPVEPQLVPAEVPRSSRPAVAPSAPHNGYREEEPSFPLSVQDTQPPESPEESSKKVPQMPHSGAVLRRPAGPLESSSDMAAFSPLTSSGHEEQDTELGGAHTPGTASRLPSSRGPVSPSVSFQPLTRSTHRASRLPAPSVSVPSAGTSSSSTGLACAGGAGDHREAGVCSAGAGVSTSSLTSSTASFRVPASSALDRTVPSKLPASSKPSGTVATNVLTSLPPSKLPINSVRAGTAAPRVPTGLVPEPRMSMSMVPSKVPASTVPTIRSHTPSGETAGAPGPTISTRDSLPEPNPSSSGWESELELSKPGCLASRVVSEPFSGCSADLALSYSTSLDAGPDNAPEENEYQSVDSIRIQVTQDPSVDLLEGNPGPRATPEPLEEEDYIQVSAWAPWLRAAATGVFLALFLTVVYRRRLLQ; from the exons ATGACGTTTGCCGAGGAAAAGACTTACGAGTATATCCGCCACCATTACAGCAATTTTGTTGACCGCATTCATGTTCTGGAGATACTGCCTTACCTGTCCTGCCTCACCACAAGTGACCAG GACCGACTGCGGGCCTCTTGCCAGCTCTCTGGGAACCAGGGCACCCTCTGGGAGCTCTTCAACAGCCTTCGGCGGCGGATCGGCTGGGTGGAGTCCCTCATCAGTGCACTGAGGGCCTGTGAGCTGGTGGATCTTGCTGACGAAGTGGCTCGCATCTACCACAGCAACCTGCCCG GGGTCCGGAACCGGCCTCCAGCCCCAGTGGAGCCACAGTTAGTTCCTGCTGAGGTTCCACGGTCCTCTAGACCTGCTGTGGCCCCCAGTGCCCCCCACAATGGCTACAGAGAGGAGGAGCCAAGTTTCCCCTTGTCAGTCCAGGACACCCAGCCACCAGAGTCCCCGGAAGAG AGTTCAAAGAAGGTCCCACAGATGCCCCATTCTGGGGCTGTCCTGAGGAGGCCAGCTGGCCCCCTGGAATCGTCCTCTGACATGGCGGCCTTTAGCCCTCTGACCTCCAGTGGACATGAAGAGCAGGACACAGAACTAGGCGGTGCCCACACACCAG GCACGGCCTCCAGGCTCCCCTCATCCCGTGGGCCTGTGTCTCCATCTGTCTCCTTCCAGCCCCTGACTCGTTCCACCCACAGGGCGAGCCGTTTGCCTGCACCCTCCGTGTCAGTACCATCTGCTGGCACCTCCTCCTCGTCCACGGGCTTGGCCTGTGCCGGGGGTGCTGGTGACCACCGTGAGGCCGGCGTCTGCTCCGCGGGGGCTGGGGTGTCCACAAGCTCGCTGACCAGCAGCACTGCATCCTTCAGGGTTCCTGCCAGCTCAGCACTTGACAGAACAGTGCCTTCCAAGTTGCCTGCCAGCTCAAAACCCTCAGGGACAGTAGCCACTAATGTGCTCACAAGTCTGCCACCATCCAAACTACCCATCAACTCAGTGCGTGCTGGCACAGCAGCACCCAGAGTGCCCACAGGCTTGGTGCCCGAGCCCAGGATGTCCATGAGCATGGTGCCCAGCAAGGTGCCCGCCAGCACTGTGCCCACCATCAGGAGCCACACACCCTCAGGG gAGACTGCAGGAGCTCCAGGGCCCACCATCTCCACCAGAGACAGCTTGCCTGAGCCAAACCCCAGCTCTTCCGGCTGGGAGTCCGAGTTGGAGCTGAGCAAGCCAGGCTGTCTGGCCTCCCGGGTGGTCAGTGAGCCGTTCTCGGGCTGCTCTGCGGACCTGGCCCTCAGCTACAGCACGTCCTTGGACGCGGGGCCTGACAATGCCCCAGAGGAGAACGAGTACCAGTCGGTGGATTCCATTAGGATCCAAGTGACCCAGGACCCCAGCGTCGACCTGTTGGAGGGTAATCCTGGGCCGCGTGCCACCCCGGAGCCCCTGGAGGAGGAGGATTACATCCAGGTCAGCGCCTGGGCTCCGTGGCTCAGGGCAGCTGCTACTGGGGTATTCCTGGCCTTGTTCCTGACAGTGGTCTACAGGCGGCGCCTGCTCCAGTGA